The sequence below is a genomic window from candidate division WOR-3 bacterium.
ATTTACCAAAAGGTGTCTGAAAGATAGTAAAGTCTTTCCCCGGAGTGAAATCTCCCATATCCGCGGTGGCAAAGGGCTTAAAGATTGGGAACTTATCAACATAGGGAATCCTTTCCGAAAAGGGAACCGGATGAATCTTCTTATAAATACCACTAATCCCTTTTTCCGGGGCAAAAAGGACCGCTCCGTTATAGTAATTCCCTCCTTCATAGATTGGAGTGCCAATTAAGAGATAAACATTCGCCAGATTACTAATCTTCTCAAATTCCTTTCTCACCCAATTTTCCTTTGTGATATCAAATAAGGAAGCGGTCTCGGGATAGAGCAAAATATCTGGTTTTTCTTCTAATGCCTGATTGGTTAAATTAAAAAGGGAAGAGAGGATTTCTTCTATACTTTCTGCCTCCCCTTTCTCATAAGGGCTGACATTGGGCTGGATGATTGCTACCTTAAAATTTCCACGCGCACTTCTAATCCGAAATATGCCATAGGATAAGGGAAGGAGAAATGCCAAGATTAAAACCGCTGCCCACCTCATCTTTTTCACTTTATTCGGCAGAAAGACCAATTTATAGACAATGAGATTGACAAAAACGACAAAGGCGGAGACCCCATAAACACCAGTAAGGGAAGCGAATTGGATTAAAGGCAAATAGGGCATCTGGGTATAACCCAATAACCCCCAAGGGAAACCAATTTCTGATTTCGTTCGGATAAACTCCAAAACTGCCCAGAGGAAAGGGGCAATGAAAATACCTAACTTCTTAACCAAAAGACCAAAGAGTAGACCATAGAGCCCAAAATATAAAAAGAGGACGAAAATCCCGATATAGAGAAGAAACTTCGTTACTCCCAAAATTGGCACAACCA
It includes:
- the lnt gene encoding apolipoprotein N-acyltransferase, translating into MKRRADLFLFFLSPILLNLAFAPFPFRFFSYFSLIPLLYLIENSPTKKAILYSFLFYFLFALFHLWWLYFLVVPILGVTKFLLYIGIFVLFLYFGLYGLLFGLLVKKLGIFIAPFLWAVLEFIRTKSEIGFPWGLLGYTQMPYLPLIQFASLTGVYGVSAFVVFVNLIVYKLVFLPNKVKKMRWAAVLILAFLLPLSYGIFRIRSARGNFKVAIIQPNVSPYEKGEAESIEEILSSLFNLTNQALEEKPDILLYPETASLFDITKENWVRKEFEKISNLANVYLLIGTPIYEGGNYYNGAVLFAPEKGISGIYKKIHPVPFSERIPYVDKFPIFKPFATADMGDFTPGKDFTIFQTPFGKFSCLICFESIFPDLTREFALRGADILVNITNDGWFGKTLGPYQHCELAIMRSLELGKPLLRSANNGISLICDPYGRVVRKTKLFTKEILFGLLPKPLPPTVYQKFGDWFILLSLGIVILTVVKKIIKLKER